From Takifugu rubripes unplaced genomic scaffold, fTakRub1.2, whole genome shotgun sequence, one genomic window encodes:
- the inhbab gene encoding inhibin subunit beta Ab — MSSVLAAFFCSFWIITLVTDASPTVSPGPDHHQLSSSDCVSCSLTQVTKNSSSVGGQSDMVEAVKRHILNMLHLSARPNLTQPVPRSALLNAIKKLHVGRVAEDGSVEIPEDLEGPGALAPPEPASEVITFGYSGDLPNTVTFDISEEGGSSSLVQQANIWIFLNVSKGSRAKGKVTLQLDRVGGDVVEENISEKMVDGRRSGWHTFDVTRSVQALLDSGQPSLRLRVSCSPCVDGGLSPILAPAGAARAGPRDQSHRPFLMVVLRSGEDPAQRRVKRGLECDGKVHVCCKRQFYVNFRDIGWSDWIIAPSGYHANYCEGECPNHVASLGGSSLSFHSAVINHYRMRGYGPFQNMRSCCVPTRLRAMSMLYYNEEQKIIKKDIHNMIVEECGCS; from the exons ATGTCCTCTGTGTTGGCCGCgttcttctgctccttctggATCATCACGCTTGTCACCGATGCCTCTCCAACCGTCTCGCCAGGACCGGATCATCACCAGCTGTCCTCCTCAGATTGTGTGTCCTGCTCCTTGACTCAGGTCACGAAGAACTCCTCTTCGGTGGGAGGCCAGAGCGACATGGTGGAGGCAGTGAAGCGGCACATTCTCAACATGTTGCACTTGAGTGCTCGACCCAACCTGACGCAGCCGGTCCCTCGGTCGGCGCTGCTCAACGCCATCAAGAAGCTGCACGTGGGACGAGTGGCTGAGGACGGCAGTGTGGAGATCCCAGAGGACCTGGAGGGCCCCGGGGCCCTGGCACCGCCGGAGCCCGCGTCTGAAGTCATCACCTTTGGGTACTCAG GAGACCTGCCGAACacagtgacctttgacatctCAGAGGAGGGCGGCAGCTCGTCCCTGGTCCAGCAGGCGAACATCTGGATCTTCCTCAATGTTTCAAAGGGAAGCCGAGCAAAAGGCAAAGTgacgctgcagctggacagagtTGGTGGAGACGTGGTGGAGGAGAACATCTCGGAGAAGATGGTCGACGGCCGTCGCAGCGGCTGGCACACGTTTGATGTCACTCGCAGTGTCCAGGCGCTGCTGGACAGCGGCCAACCGTCGCTCCGCCTGCGCGTCTCGTGCTCACCGTGCGTGGACGGCGGACTCTCACCGATCCTGGCACCAGCCGGCGCGGCCCGAGCTGGACCGCGCGACCAGTCTCACCGGCCGTTCCTCATGGTGGTTCTACGATCTGGAGAGGATCCGGCTCAGCGACGAGTCAAACGGGGGCTGGAGTGTGACGGCAAAGTCCACGTCTGCTGTAAACGGCAGTTTTACGTCAACTTCAGAGACATCGGATGGAGCGACTGGATCATCGCTCCATCTGGTTACCATGCCAACTACTGCGAAGGAGAATGCCCGAACCACGTGGCCAGCCTCGGCGGGTCGTCGCTGTCCTTCCACTCGGCGGTCATCAACCATTATCGCATGCGAGGCTACGGGCCGTTCCAGAACATGCGATCGTGCTGCGTGCCGACCCGTCTGCGCGCCATGTCCATGCTCTACTACAACGAAGAGCAGAAGATCATCAAGAAAGACATCCACAACATGATCGTGGAGGAGTGCGGCTGCTCATAG
- the LOC101065385 gene encoding cadherin-7-like, protein MDLLWFLSALSVFTLQERAGTGAMTLKSVLLRQLRPGGGASACSPAQHSRRRRSWVWNQFFVLEEFTGNDPLYVGKLHSDVDKGDGQVRYVLTGEGAASIFSIDESTGDIHATRRLDREQQAYYTLRAQARNRDTNRLVEPESQFIIKVQDVNDNEPKFLDGPYTARVAERSPVGTSVVTVVATDADDPTYGNSARLMYSILQGQPYFSVEPKTGVVRTALPDLDREVRDSHLLVVQAKDMIGQIGGLSGSTSVTVILTDVNDNPPHFPRRSYQFSVRESELVSTVVAKIRAVDPDEGPNAELDYRILDGDGLGIFSITTDSHTQEGLITLHKNLDFETKSSYMLRVEASNLYVDARFLSSGPFSDVATVRLLVQNVDEPPVFHSSVSWMMVSEAAAVGTEVGSVLARDPDATNSPIRYSIDRQSNLERYFHIDSGTGVITTAQPLDRETVAVHNITVVATERLDPSLTGKAVVLISVTDVNDNPPSLAIDYDTFVCENSEPGQIVQTLSAVDRDEPEEGQHFLFSLSEAGQNLSFTLRDNKDNTASILTRPGGFLQRDQLLHLLPVVISDSSRPPLSSTNTLSITVCTCDAAGEPRSCRQGAPLLLLVSLQSAVTAAVLTCILTLLGVVVVTAAIRRRRRDPLTVVAERCVQENIVCYDDEGGGEEDTEAFDMLALRHLNTTGQSHQTQARTLTSTSEPTSEGNWLFLPFIRERLQQADLDSAAPPFDSLQTYAFEGSGSSAASLSSLNSLDSFNSQECQQNYDLLKEWGPRFRKLADLYGHREGGGWPCSPQITPVEWRQAPVLIQTPVDNQE, encoded by the exons ATGGACCTTCTGTGGTTCCTGAGCGCCCTCAGCGTGTTCACCCTGCAGGAGCGGGCCGGCACCGGCGCCATGACGCTGAAGTCGGTCCTGCTCCGTCAGCTGCGGccagggggaggggcttctgcGTGTAGCCCCGcccagcacagcaggaggaggaggagctgggtgtGGAACCAGTTCTTTGTTCTGGAGGAGTTCACAGGGAACGATCCGCTCTACGTGGGGAAG ctccactCTGATGTGGATAAAGGTGACGGCCAGGTGAGATACGTCCTGACCGGCGAAGGCGCTGCGTCTATTTTCAGCATCGATGAGAGCACAGGGGACATTCACGCCACCAGAAGGCTGGATCGGGAACAGCAGGCCTACTACACCCTCAGGGCCCAGGCCAGAAACCGAGACACCAACCGTCTGGTGGAACCCGAGTCCCAGTTCATCATCAAAGTCCAGGATGTCAATGACAATGAGCCAAAGTTCCTGGATGGACCTTACACGGCCAGGGTGGCTGAGAGGTCCCCCGTAG GGACGTCGGTGGTAACAGTGGTGGCCACAGACGCTGATGATCCCACCTATGGAAACTCGGCCAGGTTGATGTACAGCATCTTACAAGGTCAACCCTACTTCTCTGTGGAGCCAAAGACAG GTGTGGTGAGGACAGCTCTTCCTGACCTGGACAGGGAGGTGAGAGACAGTCACCTGCTGGTCGTCCAAGCTAAAGACATGATTGGACAGATAGGAGGACTGTCAGGAAGCACCAGCGTCACTGTGATTTTGACCGACGTCAACGACAATCCACCACATTTCCCCCGCA GAAGTTACCAGTTCAGTGTTCGAGAGTCTGAACTGGTTTCGACCGTGGTGGCCAAGATCCGAGCTGTGGATCCGGATGAGGGTCCAAATGCTGAGCTGGATTACAGGATCCTAGATGGAGACGGTCTGGGGATCTTCAGCATCACCACGGATTCACACACTCAGGAAGGGCTGATCACGCTACACAAG aaTCTGGACTTTGAGACCAAGTCCAGCTACATGCTGCGTGTGGAGGCGTCCAACCTCTACGTGGACGCTCGTTTCCTGTCGTCGGGTCCGTTCAGCGACGTGGCGACGGTTCGGCTGCTGGTGCAGAATGTGGATGAGCCGCCCGTCTTCCACTCCTCTGTCAGCTGGATGATGGTCTCTGAGGCGGCGGCAGTGGGCACGGAGGTGGGCTCGGTGTTGGCTCGAGACCCTGACGCCACCAACAGCCCCATCAG gtattCCATAGACAGGCAGTCCAACCTGGAGCGCTACTTTCACATTGACAGTGGTACCGGTGTGATCACAACAGCTCAGCCTCTGGACAGAGAGACCGTCGCTGTGCACAACATCACTGTGGTGGCGACTGAGCGTC TGGATCCGTCCCTGACAGGGAAAGCTGTGGTTCTGATCTCTGTGACTGATGTCAACGACAACCCCCCCAGCTTGGCCATCGACTACGACACTTTTGTGTGTGAGAACTCTGAACCTGGACAG ATCGTTCAAACACTGAGCGCTGTGGATCGTGATGAGCCTGAGGAagggcagcacttcctgttctctctgTCAGAGGCTGGCCAGAACCTCAGCTTCACTCTCAGAGACAACAAGG ACAACACGGCGTCCATCCTGACGCGGCCCGGCGGGTTCCTGCAGCGGgatcagctgctccacctcctgccAGTGGTGATTTCAGACAGCAGTCGTCCACCtctcagcagcaccaacactctGTCCATCACTGTCTGCACCTGTGACGCTGCCGGAGAGCCCCGGTCctgccgccagggggcgccacTGCTCCTCCTGGTGAGCCTCCAAAGTGCTGTCACCGCCGCTGTCCTCACCTGTATCCTCACGCTTCTAG GTGTTGTGGTGGTAACAGCAGCCATCAGGCGAAGGCGGAGGGACCCTCTGACCGTGGTGGCTGAGCGCTGCGTTCAAGAGAACATCGTTTGTTACGATGACGaaggtggaggtgaggaggacactGAGGCCTTCGACATGCTGGCTTTGAGACATCTCAACACAACAGGCCAAAGCCACCAAACCCAAGCCAGGACCCTCACCTCCACGTCTGAGCCAACGTCAGAGGGCAACTGGCTGTTTCTGCCCTTCATCAGGGAGCGCCTGCAGCAGGCAGATCTGGACTCAGCAGCGCCCCCCTTCGACTCCCTGCAGACCTACGCCTTTGAGGGCAGTGGCTCATCTGCTGCGTCCCTCAGCTCATTAAACTCACTCGATTCTTTCAACTCCCAAGAGTGTCAGCAAAACTACGACCTTCTGAAGGAGTGGGGGCCACGATTCAGGAAACTAGCCGATCTCTATGGGCACcgtgagggaggggggtggcCCTGTAGCCCTCAGATTACACCTGTGGAATGGAGACAAGCACCTGTCCTCATACAGACTCCTGTGGATAACCAAGAGTAG